The Crocosphaera subtropica ATCC 51142 genome includes a window with the following:
- a CDS encoding mechanosensitive ion channel family protein encodes MITTIAPIVMAESPIISPNSSPSSQQTQESQVQRIHRNPEIQALMQKFDISGKEAQQLLTKEQELYDLGLFSLSSGKLGNLQYRAVKLDGRIVLPIAANIEENPNVLQLRVKRIENTLNEIVRRNLNPNEIGVFPSILNQETVLVISPKSKSSNSDSELQQRWLLMTITAADSRLYGIPIPMLAKIGSKVVDEALEKAWKSRQPQSILQQSIISLGILILMITASWLLLASQKYLVPRQKNKKSIFWNRKLLLVGHAVIWFPGMGFILRGFPDSYEIGRWLLDNTVTISTSIISFLIISRILDIIVKFSESQEKLKSIPIRVFVQLFYILIAILFILIIVSKSINQPLTNIMAAVGAGSAILMIIFKDSIMGFTAGLQLAANRMIALGDWIEMPKYGADGFIDEVNLFTVKVLNWDNTITSIPTYALISDSFKNWRIMFESGVRKIQRAVYIDMTSIKFCDPEMLERFSKMDYIGEEIKEQSQRIKQDSIHKNKLPPVDEKWLSNISVFRAYMMAYLQAHPKVSPGPYFLVRQLHPTEHGLPIEVYVYCTDTAWARYEEVQSTIFDHMFCILPQFDLRVFQSPSSYDFTTLGMRQKSEVNHHKKGG; translated from the coding sequence ATGATAACGACTATTGCTCCTATCGTTATGGCAGAAAGTCCTATTATTTCTCCTAACTCTTCTCCTTCTTCGCAACAGACTCAAGAGTCTCAAGTACAAAGGATTCACCGAAATCCTGAGATTCAAGCGTTAATGCAAAAATTTGATATTAGTGGCAAAGAAGCACAACAATTATTGACAAAGGAACAGGAATTATATGATCTGGGTTTATTTAGTTTATCATCAGGAAAATTAGGCAATCTCCAATATCGGGCTGTCAAACTAGATGGTCGTATTGTGCTTCCCATTGCAGCAAATATTGAAGAAAACCCTAATGTTTTACAACTTCGTGTTAAAAGAATTGAAAATACCCTTAATGAAATTGTCAGAAGAAATCTTAACCCTAATGAAATCGGAGTTTTTCCCTCTATTCTTAATCAGGAAACTGTGTTAGTTATTTCTCCAAAAAGTAAATCGAGCAATAGTGATTCTGAACTTCAACAAAGATGGTTATTGATGACCATTACAGCAGCAGATTCTAGGCTTTATGGTATTCCCATCCCTATGTTAGCAAAAATTGGTTCTAAAGTAGTTGATGAAGCTTTAGAGAAAGCTTGGAAATCCCGTCAACCCCAGTCTATTTTGCAACAAAGTATTATTTCTTTGGGAATTCTCATTTTAATGATAACCGCTAGTTGGCTTTTATTAGCGTCACAGAAATATTTAGTTCCACGTCAAAAAAATAAGAAGTCTATCTTTTGGAACCGTAAATTATTATTAGTAGGACATGCTGTTATTTGGTTTCCTGGTATGGGTTTTATTCTCAGGGGTTTCCCTGATTCTTATGAAATTGGTCGTTGGTTACTGGATAATACTGTTACCATTTCTACTTCTATTATTTCTTTTTTGATTATTAGTCGAATTCTTGATATTATTGTTAAATTTAGTGAATCACAAGAAAAGCTAAAATCCATTCCTATTCGAGTTTTTGTACAACTTTTTTATATTTTGATTGCTATTTTATTTATTTTAATTATTGTTTCTAAATCCATTAATCAACCTTTAACCAATATTATGGCTGCGGTGGGTGCTGGTAGTGCAATTTTAATGATTATTTTTAAAGATTCTATTATGGGATTTACCGCCGGTTTACAGTTAGCAGCTAATCGCATGATAGCCCTAGGAGATTGGATTGAAATGCCTAAATATGGGGCTGATGGCTTTATTGATGAAGTCAATTTATTTACAGTTAAAGTGCTTAATTGGGATAATACGATTACATCCATTCCTACCTATGCGTTAATCTCTGATTCGTTTAAAAATTGGCGCATTATGTTTGAATCTGGGGTAAGAAAAATTCAACGAGCAGTTTATATTGATATGACTTCTATTAAATTTTGCGACCCAGAAATGTTAGAACGGTTTTCCAAAATGGATTATATTGGAGAAGAAATTAAAGAACAATCTCAACGAATTAAACAAGATTCTATTCATAAAAATAAGCTGCCTCCTGTTGATGAAAAATGGCTCAGCAATATTAGTGTATTTCGTGCTTATATGATGGCCTATTTACAAGCACATCCTAAAGTGAGTCCCGGTCCTTATTTTTTAGTTCGTCAATTACATCCCACTGAACATGGTTTACCCATTGAAGTATATGTTTATTGTACCGATACTGCTTGGGCGCGTTATGAGGAAGTTCAATCAACTATTTTTGACCATATGTTTTGTATCCTTCCTCAGTTTGATTTAAGGGTATTTCAAAGTCCTTCTAGCTATGATTTTACAACCCTTGGAATGAGGCAGAAATCAGAAGTCAACCATCACAAAAAAGGGGGTTAG
- the trmFO gene encoding FADH(2)-oxidizing methylenetetrahydrofolate--tRNA-(uracil(54)-C(5))-methyltransferase TrmFO — MTESTAKVQVIGGGLAGTEAAWQVAQAGIPVILHEMRPIRTSPAHHSQELAELVCSNSFGAMSSNRAAGLLHEELRRLNSIIIQTADKHAVPAGGALAVDRGVFSHQLTQTLQNHPLIELRRSEVQEIPSDGIVILATGPLTSPVLAEKLQQFTGMAYMSFFDAASPIIVGDSINRDIAFLASRYDKGEAAYLNCPLNPEQYLQFRDELCTAEQAELKEFERETAKFFEGCLPIEELAQRGEDTMRYGPLKPVGLFDARLGDFRDPENKEKRPYAVVQLRQEDKQGKLWNMVGFQTNLKWGEQKRVFRLIPGLENAEFVRMGVMHRNTFINSPQLLDPTLQFKSRPTLLAAGQLIGTEGYTAASAGGWLAGTNAARIALGLEPISLPSTTMMGALFEFISSASPKHFQPMPPNFGILPDLPVRIRNKRERYGKYRDRALADLNDCQTQLNNHQKNSVILV, encoded by the coding sequence ATGACAGAATCAACCGCAAAAGTTCAAGTAATTGGTGGGGGTTTAGCCGGTACCGAAGCAGCCTGGCAAGTGGCCCAAGCTGGTATCCCCGTAATACTGCACGAAATGCGCCCCATTCGTACCAGTCCCGCCCATCATAGCCAAGAATTAGCCGAATTAGTCTGTAGTAACTCCTTCGGTGCCATGTCCAGCAATCGCGCAGCCGGCCTTCTTCACGAAGAATTACGTCGCCTCAACTCCATCATCATCCAAACCGCCGATAAACACGCCGTCCCAGCCGGTGGTGCTTTAGCAGTGGATAGAGGGGTCTTTAGCCACCAATTAACCCAAACCTTACAAAATCATCCTTTAATCGAATTAAGACGCTCAGAAGTCCAGGAAATCCCATCAGACGGCATTGTTATTTTAGCTACTGGCCCCCTTACTTCCCCCGTTTTAGCTGAAAAGTTACAACAGTTCACTGGCATGGCTTATATGAGCTTTTTTGACGCAGCCAGCCCTATTATTGTGGGGGACTCCATCAACCGAGACATCGCCTTTTTAGCCTCCCGTTACGACAAAGGAGAAGCAGCCTATCTCAACTGTCCCCTCAACCCTGAACAATATTTACAGTTTCGTGACGAACTCTGTACCGCAGAACAAGCAGAATTAAAAGAATTTGAACGAGAAACCGCCAAATTTTTCGAGGGATGTTTGCCTATCGAAGAATTAGCCCAACGGGGAGAAGATACCATGCGTTATGGACCCCTGAAACCAGTGGGGTTATTTGATGCAAGGTTAGGAGACTTTCGTGATCCTGAAAACAAAGAAAAACGTCCCTACGCTGTTGTGCAGTTACGGCAAGAAGATAAACAGGGTAAACTATGGAATATGGTCGGTTTTCAGACTAATTTAAAATGGGGTGAACAAAAACGAGTATTTCGTCTTATTCCTGGTTTAGAAAATGCCGAATTTGTTCGCATGGGTGTGATGCACCGTAACACCTTTATCAACTCTCCCCAATTACTTGATCCTACCCTACAGTTTAAAAGCCGTCCCACCCTGTTGGCCGCCGGTCAATTAATAGGGACAGAAGGATACACCGCAGCCTCAGCCGGCGGATGGTTAGCAGGAACCAACGCAGCTAGAATAGCATTAGGGTTAGAACCCATTAGCCTACCTTCTACGACGATGATGGGGGCATTATTTGAGTTTATTAGTAGTGCGTCCCCGAAACACTTTCAACCTATGCCGCCTAACTTTGGTATTTTACCCGATTTACCCGTCAGAATTCGCAATAAACGGGAAAGATACGGGAAATATCGCGATCGCGCTTTAGCTGACTTAAATGACTGTCAAACTCAGTTAAATAATCATCAAAAAAATTCGGTAATATTAGTGTAA
- a CDS encoding DUF4058 family protein: MLSPFPGMNPYLELPLFWSQVHTHLIVAIADYMNPILRPKYRMSMEQRVYTDTNNDDNLELVGIPDNVVFTPSSNPTDTSSNVAVAPPKVQPLPITIPQPETIKEWYLQVKNVETQEVVTVIEILSPKNKKGGEGRNKYLKKREQVLMSLTHLIEIDLLRKGEIMPMNIDDRIKSAYRIVISRSDHRPKAELYAFNLAQEIPSIPLPLQPEDQEPLIPLQDLLHSLYEKGSYDLAINYQKQILEDLSETDQTWINNLLQEQELI, encoded by the coding sequence ATGCTTTCCCCCTTTCCTGGAATGAATCCTTATTTAGAACTTCCTCTATTTTGGTCACAAGTTCATACTCATTTAATTGTTGCAATCGCAGATTATATGAACCCGATATTGCGTCCCAAATATCGTATGTCTATGGAACAACGAGTTTATACAGATACTAATAATGATGATAATTTGGAATTAGTCGGTATTCCCGACAATGTTGTTTTTACTCCGAGTTCAAACCCAACTGACACCTCATCCAATGTTGCGGTTGCACCCCCAAAAGTTCAACCCTTACCGATTACTATCCCCCAACCAGAAACCATTAAAGAATGGTATTTACAAGTTAAAAATGTCGAAACCCAAGAAGTTGTTACAGTGATTGAAATATTATCACCTAAAAATAAAAAAGGAGGGGAAGGAAGAAACAAATATCTAAAAAAAAGAGAACAAGTATTAATGAGTTTAACTCACTTGATAGAAATAGATTTATTGCGAAAAGGTGAGATAATGCCGATGAATATAGATGATAGAATCAAGTCAGCTTATCGTATTGTTATTAGTCGAAGCGATCACCGTCCCAAAGCAGAACTATACGCCTTTAATTTAGCACAAGAAATTCCTTCTATTCCCTTACCTTTACAACCAGAAGATCAAGAACCGTTAATCCCATTACAAGACTTATTACACAGTCTTTATGAAAAAGGAAGTTATGATTTAGCAATTAATTATCAAAAACAAATATTAGAAGATTTATCCGAAACTGATCAAACTTGGATTAATAATTTATTACAAGAACAAGAGTTAATATAA
- a CDS encoding S8 family serine peptidase translates to MKRTVAWVISSLTTVTGIITPSLALNTSTGETGIYAHRLHQQPLNLTGKKIAIGQVEIGRPGIFGFDKIAAWSPTFKLAGVYYQNRDVKSNGNLDNHAAMVASVMVSQDKRLPGVAPDARLYASAIGAIKGGGQPQECLASQHIAQRNSGDVRAINFSFGESLEQDHRKDAKLDGNAHLTQCIDWSSRVHDTLYVIAGNQGTGGIPIPTDHYNGITTAYTTKRDGIYTKVDFANLSALPVGIGRSLIKREINVGPRRAINLTAPGSKVAVYDLAGTIQEVSGTSFAAPHITASVALLQEFGDRQLRNQAPNWSLDSRRHQVNKAVLLNSADKIQDKGNGLLLGMMRTIFSKNHYTWFESDAYRNPDIPVDIQMGTGHLNALRAYQQFSAGQWKPQNPVPAMGWDYETVSKDNDQEYVLSQPLPENSFVSITLVWDRLVELNDRNNNERYDLGENFEDRGINNLDLYLMPANADNTSQSICRSVSRVDNTEHIFCPVTTAGNYKIRVKYQQQVNQGEQPYGLAWWTVPQGSVKP, encoded by the coding sequence ATGAAACGAACCGTTGCTTGGGTCATCAGCAGTTTAACAACCGTTACAGGAATTATTACCCCTAGTTTGGCTTTGAATACCTCCACAGGAGAAACTGGCATTTATGCACATCGCTTACACCAACAACCACTAAATTTAACAGGGAAAAAAATCGCCATTGGACAAGTAGAAATTGGACGGCCAGGAATCTTTGGTTTCGATAAAATTGCTGCTTGGAGTCCCACCTTTAAATTAGCAGGAGTTTACTATCAAAATCGAGACGTTAAATCTAACGGCAACCTCGATAACCATGCGGCCATGGTAGCAAGCGTCATGGTGAGTCAGGATAAAAGATTGCCAGGAGTCGCCCCAGATGCTAGATTATACGCTTCTGCTATTGGTGCTATAAAAGGGGGTGGCCAACCTCAAGAATGTTTAGCCAGTCAACATATTGCCCAACGCAATAGTGGAGATGTCAGGGCCATTAACTTTAGTTTCGGAGAGTCTCTAGAACAGGATCATCGCAAGGATGCAAAGCTAGACGGCAACGCCCACTTAACCCAATGTATCGACTGGTCATCACGGGTTCATGATACCCTATACGTCATCGCCGGCAACCAGGGAACAGGAGGTATTCCTATCCCCACAGACCACTATAATGGCATCACCACCGCCTACACCACCAAACGGGACGGAATCTATACAAAAGTAGATTTTGCCAACCTCAGCGCCCTTCCTGTAGGCATTGGCCGCAGTTTAATTAAACGGGAAATTAACGTCGGTCCCAGACGGGCCATTAATTTAACGGCCCCAGGGAGTAAAGTGGCTGTCTATGACTTAGCCGGAACCATTCAAGAAGTAAGTGGAACCAGCTTTGCAGCCCCTCATATCACTGCATCGGTAGCCCTATTACAAGAATTCGGCGATCGCCAACTTCGCAACCAAGCACCTAACTGGAGTCTTGACTCTCGCCGTCATCAGGTCAATAAAGCGGTGTTACTCAACTCGGCTGATAAGATACAGGATAAGGGAAATGGTTTGTTATTGGGGATGATGCGAACTATTTTTAGTAAGAACCATTATACTTGGTTCGAGTCCGATGCTTACCGTAACCCTGACATTCCTGTGGATATACAAATGGGAACCGGCCACCTCAATGCACTGCGGGCCTATCAACAATTTAGTGCCGGTCAATGGAAACCTCAAAATCCAGTGCCGGCAATGGGTTGGGACTACGAGACTGTTAGCAAAGATAATGATCAAGAGTATGTCCTTTCCCAACCGTTACCCGAAAATAGTTTTGTTTCTATTACCCTAGTTTGGGATAGATTAGTCGAACTTAATGATAGAAACAACAATGAGCGATATGATCTCGGAGAAAACTTTGAAGATCGAGGGATTAATAATCTTGATCTCTATCTAATGCCAGCTAACGCCGATAATACCTCTCAAAGTATCTGTCGTTCCGTCAGTCGAGTGGATAACACAGAGCATATTTTTTGTCCTGTTACCACCGCCGGCAACTACAAAATACGGGTAAAGTATCAACAACAAGTTAATCAAGGAGAACAACCCTATGGGTTAGCTTGGTGGACTGTTCCTCAAGGTTCTGTTAAACCCTAA
- a CDS encoding metallophosphoesterase family protein has translation MNFRFAIISDPHVAVPHTIPNHSHRFHLVEVSILALEKVLNHLEQLNLDFLLLPGDLTQDGEMDNHEWLAKRLQSLPFPVFVVPGNHDVPNLNETETKIGLSQFPSYYSHCGYESQQLYYTQEILPGVRIIGLNSNHFDEEGRQLGYLDKQQLTWLEKLLPQVKDQLLLVMIHHNIIEHLPEQSNHELGKRYMLDNASLLLKLLRSANCQLIFTGHLHVQDIACHQGIYEITTGSLVSYPHPYRIIEVKRPPNGSLSLNITSHRVKSVPGWENLEAISRQWLGDRSFPFMVKLLMASPLKISIQEAENLAPYLRDFWSDIAAGDGIFDFPHFPPEVRRYFQQFSAIKPDGTPALIDNQTILNLS, from the coding sequence ATGAACTTTCGTTTTGCTATTATCAGTGATCCCCATGTAGCGGTTCCCCACACCATCCCAAACCATTCTCACCGCTTCCATTTAGTGGAAGTCAGTATTCTTGCCTTAGAAAAGGTGTTAAATCACTTAGAACAGCTTAACTTAGATTTTCTCTTGTTACCAGGGGACTTAACCCAAGATGGAGAAATGGATAACCATGAGTGGTTGGCCAAACGGTTGCAGTCTCTACCGTTTCCTGTTTTTGTGGTTCCAGGTAATCATGATGTTCCTAATCTTAATGAGACAGAAACTAAGATAGGGTTATCTCAATTTCCGAGTTATTACTCTCACTGTGGTTATGAGAGTCAACAGTTATATTATACCCAAGAAATTTTACCAGGGGTGAGAATTATTGGTTTAAATTCTAATCATTTTGATGAAGAAGGAAGACAGTTAGGCTATTTAGATAAGCAACAACTAACTTGGTTAGAAAAGTTATTACCCCAGGTTAAAGATCAATTACTCTTAGTGATGATTCATCATAATATAATTGAGCATTTACCAGAACAAAGTAACCATGAATTAGGGAAACGATATATGCTAGATAATGCTTCTTTGTTACTCAAATTGTTAAGGTCTGCCAACTGTCAATTAATTTTTACGGGTCATCTTCATGTTCAGGATATTGCTTGTCATCAAGGCATCTATGAAATTACCACAGGATCTTTAGTAAGTTATCCTCATCCTTATCGTATCATTGAAGTGAAACGACCGCCTAATGGTTCATTGAGCCTTAATATAACCTCGCACCGGGTTAAAAGTGTGCCAGGATGGGAAAATTTAGAGGCAATTTCTCGTCAGTGGTTAGGCGATCGCTCCTTTCCTTTTATGGTGAAGTTATTAATGGCATCTCCTTTAAAAATATCGATTCAAGAAGCCGAAAACTTAGCCCCATATTTACGAGATTTTTGGTCAGATATAGCAGCCGGGGATGGAATTTTTGATTTTCCTCACTTTCCTCCTGAAGTTCGTCGTTATTTTCAACAATTTAGTGCCATTAAACCTGATGGAACACCGGCTTTAATTGATAATCAAACGATTCTTAATCTGAGTTAG
- the trmB gene encoding tRNA (guanosine(46)-N7)-methyltransferase TrmB, with protein sequence MARVRVRQHVNPLSAKYRNPLVIPEWDIIYPCVDRPLHLDIGCARGKFLFNMAPLYPETNFLGIEIREPLVIEANEQRDRLQLSNLHFLFGNINVSIESLLSSFPPNTLNCVSVQFPDPWFKRSHKKRRVVQPSLVQAIAHYLVTNGSVFLQSDIKEVAQEMGETFLNNSCFQKQHQETWLADNPFPIATQREIATFNKNEPVYRMLLKKI encoded by the coding sequence TTGGCAAGAGTCCGTGTCCGTCAACACGTTAACCCTTTGAGTGCAAAATACCGTAACCCCCTAGTTATACCTGAGTGGGACATCATTTATCCTTGTGTCGATCGCCCTCTACATTTAGACATCGGTTGTGCCAGGGGAAAATTTTTGTTTAATATGGCTCCATTGTATCCTGAGACGAATTTTCTGGGGATAGAAATTAGAGAACCCTTAGTGATCGAAGCCAATGAACAACGCGATCGCTTACAATTATCTAACCTACATTTTTTGTTTGGCAATATTAATGTTTCCATTGAGTCCTTATTATCGTCCTTTCCTCCCAATACGTTAAATTGTGTTAGTGTTCAGTTTCCTGATCCTTGGTTTAAACGCAGTCATAAAAAAAGACGGGTGGTACAACCCAGTTTAGTCCAAGCGATCGCACATTATTTAGTTACTAATGGTTCTGTATTTTTACAATCTGATATTAAAGAAGTTGCCCAAGAAATGGGAGAAACTTTTTTAAATAATAGTTGTTTTCAAAAGCAACATCAAGAAACTTGGTTAGCTGATAATCCTTTTCCTATTGCGACGCAAAGAGAAATCGCAACCTTTAATAAAAATGAACCCGTTTACCGAATGTTATTGAAAAAAATATAG
- a CDS encoding DUF411 domain-containing protein, which yields MFNASSKWLLPVIAGVAVMGVAGTMYLNPSTNNNQAITQPSNETILASNWDRVNESYNGNMSMTVYRSPSCGCCGIWVDHAEKHGFKITDIKTDDMASIKQKHNISSNLESCHTAIIDGYVMEGHIPADDIKRFLKEKPDMIGLSVPGMPIGTPGMEAGNTKQPFAVFAINKDGSTQVYKEYETY from the coding sequence ATGTTTAATGCTTCATCTAAATGGTTATTACCAGTGATTGCAGGGGTCGCTGTTATGGGGGTTGCTGGTACAATGTACTTAAACCCTTCAACCAATAATAATCAAGCCATTACTCAACCTTCTAATGAAACTATTTTAGCCAGTAATTGGGACAGGGTGAACGAATCTTATAACGGAAATATGTCCATGACTGTCTACCGAAGTCCCTCTTGTGGTTGTTGTGGAATTTGGGTTGATCATGCTGAAAAACACGGCTTTAAAATTACTGATATTAAAACCGATGATATGGCTAGTATTAAACAAAAACATAACATTAGTTCCAATTTAGAATCATGTCATACTGCTATTATTGATGGTTATGTTATGGAAGGTCATATTCCTGCTGATGATATTAAACGGTTTCTAAAAGAAAAACCCGATATGATTGGCTTATCGGTTCCAGGAATGCCCATAGGAACCCCAGGAATGGAAGCAGGAAATACAAAACAACCCTTTGCTGTTTTTGCTATCAATAAAGATGGCAGCACACAAGTCTATAAAGAATACGAGACTTATTAA
- a CDS encoding multicopper oxidase family protein, translated as MKSINRRNFLILGTSTTILALGTHQVIKKLQSNNNDFSNKSYALNSQNIISSQNGLLETTLEASYQEVPLGNRTAKLLTYNGQVPGPRLEAKPGDKVRLHFVNNLSQSTNIHYHGLHLPPTGNADNVFLEVKPKEKLTYEFEISPKQTGGINWYHPHLHGLVAEQLSGGLAGLFIIRDQLDEIPEIKAAKEEFLVLQDFSLDDNGDLLPSNRMPLMMGREGNVITVNGKINPSFSVPENGLLRLRIVNASTSRFYNLSLENHPFYLIANDGTTLEKPIELSEILLTPGERVEVLIKGDKNPGNYQLVSLPYNRGSMGMMGGGMMGGGMMGRGRMGRGMMGNRRNNIDNNSPIPLATINYENAVTPLNLPTELMPISPLPQPQNTRQFSLNHGMSPGIGMAFLINGEPYQHDTVQTQVKLNTVEEWEIINTGVMDHPFHVHTNKFQVMSRNGIPNPYPTWKDTILVRRGERIRIRIPFEDFTGKTVYHCHILDHEDLGMMGSLLINA; from the coding sequence ATGAAATCTATCAATCGTCGTAATTTTTTAATTTTAGGAACGTCAACAACGATATTAGCATTAGGAACCCACCAAGTCATCAAAAAATTACAGTCTAACAATAATGATTTTTCCAATAAAAGTTATGCGCTAAATTCTCAAAATATCATTTCTAGTCAAAATGGGCTACTAGAAACCACTTTAGAAGCCAGTTATCAAGAAGTACCATTAGGAAATAGAACAGCTAAATTATTAACCTATAATGGTCAAGTTCCAGGTCCAAGATTAGAAGCGAAACCAGGGGATAAAGTTCGCCTTCATTTTGTTAATAACCTCTCCCAATCAACCAATATCCATTATCATGGGTTACATCTTCCCCCAACAGGAAACGCAGATAATGTTTTTTTAGAAGTTAAACCGAAAGAAAAATTGACCTATGAATTTGAGATATCTCCTAAACAAACTGGTGGAATTAACTGGTATCATCCCCACTTACACGGGTTAGTCGCAGAACAATTATCGGGAGGGTTAGCTGGCTTATTTATTATTCGTGATCAATTAGATGAAATTCCCGAAATTAAAGCAGCTAAAGAAGAATTTTTAGTCTTACAAGATTTTTCTTTAGACGATAATGGGGATTTATTACCCTCAAATCGAATGCCATTAATGATGGGTCGAGAAGGCAATGTAATTACTGTAAATGGTAAAATAAATCCTTCTTTTTCTGTGCCAGAGAATGGCTTATTAAGATTAAGAATTGTCAATGCTTCAACGTCTCGCTTTTATAATTTATCTTTAGAAAATCATCCTTTTTACCTAATCGCTAATGATGGAACGACGTTAGAAAAACCTATAGAACTATCAGAAATTTTATTAACCCCAGGAGAAAGGGTGGAAGTCTTAATTAAAGGGGATAAAAACCCAGGTAACTATCAGTTAGTTAGTTTACCCTATAATCGGGGTTCGATGGGAATGATGGGAGGTGGAATGATGGGAGGTGGAATGATGGGAAGAGGAAGAATGGGAAGAGGAATGATGGGAAACCGAAGAAATAATATTGATAATAATAGCCCTATTCCTTTAGCAACCATTAACTATGAAAATGCAGTTACTCCTTTAAATTTACCCACCGAACTAATGCCTATTTCTCCTTTACCTCAACCTCAAAACACCAGACAATTTTCTTTAAACCACGGAATGTCCCCAGGGATAGGAATGGCTTTTTTAATCAATGGAGAACCCTATCAACATGATACAGTACAAACTCAAGTTAAATTGAATACTGTAGAAGAGTGGGAGATCATTAATACCGGAGTCATGGACCATCCTTTTCATGTTCATACCAATAAGTTTCAAGTCATGAGTCGTAATGGTATTCCGAACCCTTATCCAACCTGGAAAGATACCATTTTAGTGCGTCGAGGGGAAAGGATTCGTATTCGTATTCCTTTTGAAGATTTTACAGGGAAAACAGTCTATCATTGTCATATTTTAGATCATGAAGATTTAGGAATGATGGGAAGTTTATTAATTAATGCTTGA
- a CDS encoding M48 family metallopeptidase yields MMKFKRPFRRSLIYGLLVTLMSGSIIVSSPQPSYGQSWLNWIFQGVQVIQLSTLSDSQEVKYGQQINRELISSGQFRLSRNRALIERVDRIGQRLARNSSRPNLPFTFQVIQDDSINAFATMGGFVYVNTGLIAAAENEAELASVVGHEIAHITERHSIKQMRNVAISQGLMSAAGLNENDIVNLGVQLAVNLPNSREAELEADQVGLQNLRQAGYAPIGMITFMKKLTQKGGSPPAFLSTHPGSSQRVEALTQAVNPEMAYQGDGLDNQAYQREFRALL; encoded by the coding sequence ATGATGAAGTTTAAACGCCCCTTTCGTCGTTCTTTAATTTATGGTTTACTGGTCACTTTAATGAGTGGTAGTATTATTGTTTCTTCCCCACAACCAAGTTATGGTCAATCGTGGTTAAATTGGATATTTCAAGGGGTACAAGTCATACAGTTATCTACTTTATCTGACTCTCAAGAAGTCAAATATGGACAGCAAATTAACCGAGAATTAATCAGTAGTGGACAATTTCGGTTATCTCGAAATCGAGCTTTAATTGAAAGAGTTGATCGCATTGGTCAACGCCTAGCACGAAATAGCAGTCGTCCGAATTTACCCTTTACCTTCCAAGTTATTCAAGATGATTCTATCAACGCCTTTGCCACAATGGGAGGTTTTGTTTATGTCAATACTGGCTTAATTGCTGCTGCTGAAAATGAGGCAGAATTAGCCAGTGTTGTTGGTCATGAAATAGCCCATATCACCGAACGTCATTCCATTAAACAAATGCGAAACGTTGCTATTTCTCAGGGATTAATGTCCGCTGCTGGATTGAATGAAAATGATATTGTTAATTTAGGGGTACAATTAGCAGTTAATCTTCCCAATAGTCGAGAAGCTGAACTAGAAGCGGATCAAGTAGGTTTACAGAACTTACGACAAGCTGGGTATGCTCCTATTGGTATGATCACCTTCATGAAAAAATTAACTCAAAAAGGTGGATCGCCTCCTGCTTTTCTGAGTACCCATCCGGGTAGTTCCCAACGGGTTGAAGCCTTAACCCAAGCCGTTAACCCCGAAATGGCCTATCAGGGAGATGGGTTAGATAATCAAGCCTATCAACGGGAATTTCGGGCTTTATTATAA